ACTTTTTATATTGAATTAAATGATGCTATTGCTAGCGTAACTTCAGAGGATGATAACGGCAGTGTCTTATTTACACAAGATAATATAGATTACAGTAAACGTTTAGGATTTACTTTAGACAATAATTTTATTTATAAAAACTGGAATATTGGACTTGGAGCCACATATCTCGGGACAACTAACGCAATAAATAAGTCACTTAACAACACATCTGATTATCTATGGGCTTTAAATCTTCAAACCTCTATTAATTATAAAATTGAAAAGTGGAATACTAATATTTCTAGCCAACTTAAATACAACGGTAAAACGCAAGGTATTTTTTATGACACTAATGGTGAATTATTTATTGGTGAAACTGATGCATATACCTGGTTAAATCTATCACTAAAAACAAATATAACGCCTAAATTATCTACAACATTAGGTGTAAGAAACCTTTTGGATGTTGTCGACATTAATACAGGTGTTTCAGCAGGAGCCCATTCTTCCTCCACCTCAACCTCTAGATTGATTGGTAACGGTCGGTCATTTTTTTTAAAACTAACCTATAATTTAAACTTTAATACAAATAAAAAATGAAAAACAAATTTTTAACATTAATAGTCTGCTTAACTGCTTTAGCTTTTACAAACTGTAGTAGTGATGATGATATCACAAATCCTACAACAACAACTCCAACTCCTGCTTCTTCAGGTGGTATAATAGACCCAACAGTTGGTGGTTTTAACCAACCAAATCGTGTCTATTTTGATTTAAGTACAGGTGAAGAAGTAGCGGTACAGCGTGACACTTGGGAACTAGCTGTTTATAATGGATCAGAAAACAGAGTGTACCTTAATAATTCATTATTAGTATCTGCTGCTGAGTTAAGCGGTATTACAGATATTACATCTGTAACAGAAACTACAGAATTAAGCGCACCTTTGACTTTAAACACAATAGACCAAACTTACTCACCTATAACAGCAACTGTCACTACAGTTGAAGAACTAATTGAAGGGTTACCTGTAAACTATTTTCAATATGGTAACCTTGAAGAAGGGATTTCTTTTACGGATAGTAAAGAAGGAGAATTGACAGGAACTGCCTTTGGAGAAATTTCAACAACAGATAGCGAAAACAATGTTTATATCGTAAACTTAGGTAACCAAATACCTACTGAAGATAATGGTGGATTAAATCATATTGGAGATGCTAGAGGTTTTATGAAAGTAAGAATCCTAAGCGACGGAAATACTTATACTATTCAATACGCAGAATTAAGTAATACAACAGATTTTTCTGAAATTACCGTAACTAAAGATAGTAGTTACAATTTGACTGCTGTAAGCTTAACTAATGGTCAAATAATAGATACAGAGCCAATGTCTTCTGATTGGGATTTAGATTTAGGAGGTGTCTTTTCTTATTATGGGTCACAAGGTATTGATGCAGGATTAACTTATTCTGATTACACATTACATAATACGCTAAGTGGTGTAGGTTTATACCAAATTGATGTAGAAGATGACACAACACCAACCTATACTAATTTTTCATTTAGTGATATTAACGAAGTAAATTTAGTATTTGATAATCGTGCGCATATAGGGAGTGGTTGGAGAAATGTTGATTATTTAACAGGTGAAACCTCTGTTACTGCAAACAGATATTACATAATAAAAGATACTGATGCTAACTACTATAAATTAAGATTTACAGCTGTTGAAAGTGAAACTGGAGAAAGAGGTAATCCTCAATTTCAGTATGAATTACTGGAAGAATAAATCCTTAAAAATACTATTCCCTATTTTTTAATTAGTCTGTCTCAAAAAAGCCTTAACAATAAATGTTAAGGCTTTTTTTTATTGTGCTATTCCATATATCGGTTAGTGTAATCACTACTAACTATTCCTTTTAAATTATAAATCACTAAGTGTTTAAATAAGTCCTCTTCGGTATATAATTCGAATAAATTAGTCGACTTAAACAATAAATTATCCACTCTAAAAAAGTAAATCTTCACTACTAACTCTATATTGACTTCCGCCTTAATACTACCTTCAACTTTGGCTTGTGTTAAAAGTTTAAACACTATTGTATTAGACAGGTCTTCTATAAAGCTATCAAACAATTGACTCGCTTTTGGGTAGTACTTCTCCAATCCAAATAAAAAAGAGGGCTTAAAGTATTTTAAATACTCAAACCCTCTACGGTAAATTAATATAACACAAAAAACAGGATCTTTACCATTGCTATTAACAATCCCATCTATATCCTCTCTAAACTCCTTTAATAAACTATCAAGACTAGCAGTGACCAGATCTTCCTTGTTTTTAAAAAAAGAATAGATTGTTTTTTTTGATATCCCAAGCGCACTTGCCAACTCATCTAAAGTCACATGTTTACTACCACATTGCGTAAACTTAGTAATAGCATGTTTTAGCAACTCCGCTTTGGTAATCATTACTTTCTATTTTATCTCCATCCACCACCAAGTGCTTCATATAAATCTACGATAGACACTAATTGTTGTAATCGGCTATCAATTATATTAAGCTCAGCACTTAAGGCACTTTGTCTTGCAGTTAACAAGTCTAAATACGTTGCGTAACCATTTTTAAGCAACTCTTCAGAGTTTGATTCTGCAGTACGTAATGCTTCCACTTCATTTTCTCTAAATTCAAATTTCTTGATTTCAGACTCATAAGAAAACAATGCATTGGACACTTCACTTCCTGCAATTAACAAGGTCTTTTTAAACTGAAGCAATGCTTGTTCTTGTTGTGCAATAGCCACTTCTTTTTGTGTTTTTAAAGCCCTTTTATTAAATAATGGTTGCGTTAATCCGCCCACTATATTTGCAAAGATTGAGTTTGCGTTAAATAATTTATCTATCTCTAAACTTTGTAATCCACCTGAAGCTGTTAATTTTAAAGAAGGATACAAATTACTTTTAGCAACATTAGTCAACTCAAAAGATTGAATCAAATTATACTCTGCAGACATCACATCTGGTCGGTTACTTAATAGTGTTGCAGGAACACCAAGTTTAAGTTGCTCGTCAATTTTCTGAATATCTAAATTGCTTCTTTCAAAATGTTGTGCCGATTTACCAAGTAAAATACTTAACGTATTTTCTGTTTTAAAAATAGCTGTTTCAATATCTACCTGCAACGCTTGCGCACTATTGTATTGCGCCACATTTTGATCTACAGCAACTTGTGTCACTTGCCCCGCGTCTTTCAAAGCTTTAATAGTTTCGACACTTGTTTTTCTAGTCGCAATAGTTTCTTTAGTAACTTCCAATTGCGCATCTAAGGCCAATAAGTTGTAATACGTATTTGCTATGCTTGAAATCAATTGTGTTTTAACCGCTTGATGTCCTGCTACACTTTGTAAATAAGCCGCTTGCGTTGCTCTTTTATTACTACGTATTTTACCCCAAATATCTGCTTCCCAAGATAAATTTGCAGTAACGTCAAATTGATCTGTAGACGTATCCGTTAAAAACGCACCAAATTGTGTATTTTTAGACAACTCTTGATGTGTCCAATTAGTCCCAACACTTACAGATGGTAAATATCCTGCTTTACCTTGCTTTGCATAGGCTTGCGCAGCTACCATTTGTTGTATTGCAATACGCACATCCATGTTATTTTGTAAACCCTCCTCTATGTACTGTTGTAAATATTGGTCCGTAAATAAGGCTTTCCAAGAGACATCTGCAATAGACACGCTATCTGATGGTAAATTATCTGTTCGGTACAGTGTTTCACTTACCGGTAGCTCCGGTCTTACATAATCTTGTGCAACAAAACAACTTTGTAATGTTAGCGCAACGACTAGTATTAGTGCTCCTTTACTAAAATTTCTATGTTTTATATTAACTTTCATTGTTCTTATTCTTGAATAGTTTGTACTGCTGGTTTACTAGAAACTTTTTCTTGTAACCACTGAAATAATATAAATAGGACAGGGATTACAAAGACCCCTAAAATGGTTCCGATTAACATACCTCCTACAGCTCCTGTACCAATAGAATTGTTTCCTTCAGACCCAACACCTTTTGCAAGTACTAATGGCATCAATCCTAAAATAAAGGCGAAAGATGTCATTAAAATTGGACGTAAACGTGATTTTGCACCATCAATTGCTGCATCTACAATACTTTCTCCATGTTTACGTCTGGCTAATGCAAACTCTACAATAAGAATCGCATTCTTGGCGAGCAGACCAATAAGCATTATCAGGGCAATTTGGAAGTAAATGTTGTTTTCTAAGCCAAAAAGATAAGTACTGATATATGCTCCAAAGACACCAAATGGCAATGATAATATTACTGCAAATGGTAGTAAGTAACTTTCATATTGTGCACTTAATAAGAAATACACAAACAAGATACTTAAAGCAAAAATAAAGGTGGTTTGGTTACCTGCACTAACTTCCTCTCTAGTTAAACCAGAATAAGCTACTGTGTAATTACTTGGTAGTTTAGCAACTTCCTCTTCAATAACTCTAATCGCATCCCCTGTACTGTATCCATCATTGGTAGCACCTGATATACTTGTCGAGTTAAATAAGTTGAAACGTGTAACCGATTGTGGTCCATACACACGTTTTAAGTTCACAAACTGTGTAATTGGTGACATTTCTCCAGAATCTGTTCTAACAAACATGCTATTTAAAGCATCTACATCTGCTCTGTCATCTGGTAATGCCTGAATGTATACTCTAAATTGTTTACCAAATTTAGAGAAATCTGAAGCATAAACCCCTCCAATATACCCTTGTAATGTTGAAAATATACTATTAATTGGCACCCCTTTTTCTTTGGCTAAAGGCACATTAATTTCCATTTCGTATTGTGGGTAATTAGTACTAAAAGACGATTGCGCATATTTAATTTCTGGATGACCCATTAACGCCATCGAGAAATCTTTATTTGCTTGATCTAAATCTGTAAACTCGCCACCAAACTTATCTAATAAATTGACTTCAAAACCTGCCGAGTTACCAAAACCACGGATACTTGGAGGTGAGAAGAAAATAATTTTAGCTTCTGGCATTGTTGCTACCACACCAAATAGTTTTCCTGTAATAGCTTGTACTGATGTCGAAGGATCTTCACGATCACCCCAATCTGCTAATTTTATAATACCAAAACCATAGTTACTACCTGCACCACTAATTAAACTACGTCCTTTAATAAAGTTTACTGCGACAATACCATCAATACCATTGATTTTCTCGTATAAATCTCTTGACACAGCATCGGTTCTATCTAAAGACGCACCAGCTGGCAACTCGATGTTTGCGAAAATGATTCCTCTATCTTCATTAGGTACAAACCCTGTAGGTGTGTTTTGTGATGCCCAGAAAATTCCAACAATAGCTAATCCTAATAACACCACTGACACCCATTTTCTTTTGTATAAAAAGTGAAGTGATTGACCATAACGTTGTATTGTTGCATTAAATCCACGGTTAAATAATCTATAAAAACGTTTTAATGGACTTTTACCTTTTAGCTCTTCGTCATCCTTGTGCGATTTTAATAATAAAGCACATAACGCAGGACTCAAGGTCAAGGCATTTACTGCCGAAATAAGAATCGCAATAATTAGTGTCACCCCAAACTGTTCGTAAAAGACACCCGTTGGTCCCGTTATAAACGTTACCGGAATAAATACCGCTGCCATTACTAAAGTAATAGATATGATGGCTCCTGATATTTCATTCATAGCAGTTAGTGTCGCTGTCTTAGGATCTTTTTCACCTTCATCCAATTTAGCATGTACGGCTTCCACAACCACAATAGCATCATCCACTACAATACCAATAGCGAGGACTAATGCAAATAGCGTTAATAAGTTAATAGAATACCCAAACACATTTAGGAAAAAGAATGTACCAATAATAGATACTGGTACTGCAATTGCCGGAATTAATGTCGAACGGAAATCTTGCAAAAAGATAAACACTACTAAGAACACCAATAAAAAGGCTTCCATTAACGTACTAATTACCTTCTCGATAGATGCATTTAAAAACAAACTTGTATCATAAGGTACAAACACATCCAATCCTTCAGGCAGGTCTTTTTTAACACCTTCTAAAGTTGTTTTAATGTTTTCAATAATTACTCTTGCATTAGATCCCTTTGTTTGGAAAATCCCCATAAATACCGCAGGATTACCCTTACTCATCGCATTAGATGCATAAGATTGTGCATCCAACTCGATAGTTGCCACATCACTCAAACGTAAAAACTGCCCATTACCTAAAGCTTTTATAACAATATCTTCATATTGTTTTTGTTCTTTAAAACGTCCACTATACGTTAATGTATAAGAAAATGCTTCTCCGTTATTTTGTCCTAAAGATCCTGCTGCTGCTTCTAAGTTTTGCTCTGCTAACGCTTCAGAAATATCTGAAGGTATTAATTTATAGGCTGCTAATTTCTCAGGCTTTAACCAAATACGCATAGCATAATCTTGTTGCGAGAATACACTAACATCACCAACACCACTAATACGTTGCATGGCAGGAATTACGTTAATTTTTAAGTAATTCTGAATATACGTTGCATCATAATCCTCGTTCTCCGAGTACATTGAAATAAACATCAAGGCACTTGTTTCTTGCTTTTGAGTCGTTACACCTGTTTGAAGTACTTCTTGAGGTAATAATGAACTTGCTCTAGACACACGGTTTTGTACGTTTACCGCTGCGATATCTGCATCCATCTCCTGATTAAAGTACACCGTGATTTCTGCTGTTCCTGTATTTGAAGCTGTAGAGGTAATGTATGTCATTCCTTCTACACCGTTAATTTGTTCTTCAATAGGGACAATTACACTTTCTAATACCGTTTCTGCATTGGCACCAGGGTATGATGCAGTCACTTTAATCGTTGGTGGTGCAATATCTGGATACTCCTCTATAGGTAAGCTTGTTATACTAATAACCCCTAGTATGACTATGATAATAGAGATTACTGTTGAAAGCACTGGTCTTTCAATAAATGTTTTTAACATGACTAATATATTTGTTAGTTACTAGTTTTTAAATAATACGGCTACTGGCTTAATCGCCTCCTCAAATGATGTTTCTTGCGGCGCAATTGCCATTCCAGTTTTTAATTTACCGACACCAGATACAATAATCTTATCCTTTAAGTCTACTCCAGACTCTACAACATATAGATTATCAATTGTTGCTTTTATTTTTACTATTGAAGTCACAACCTTATTATCTGCTCCAACTTTAAATATCATTACATTTCCTTGTTGCTCATAAGTAGCCTGCTGAGGAATAATAATTGCATTCTCATACACGGTTGGAATTTGGATTGTACCACTATTACCATTCGTTAATAATTGATTTGGGTTATCAAACACCGCTCTTAAACTTACCGTACCTGTATTCTTGTTAACTTGACCAGTACTTGTTTCGATTTTACCTTTTTCAGAATAGGTACTTCCGTTAGCTAACACCAAATTGATGTCAGCGTAGTTGGCTAATTTCTCTTTCAAGTTTTTTCCTTCTGCGCTTTGCAAGAAGTCTAAATACTGAGATTCGTTTAAACTAAAAAACGCATACACTTTACTAATATCACTTACACTAGTTAAAGGCGTTGGATCTGCAGGGCTAACTAAAGCACCTTCTCTATAATTAATAGCACCAACGTAACCATCGACTTGACTTCTAATTGTACCATAACCGATACTTGCAGAGACACTACTATAATTAGCTTTTGCTTGTGCTAAATTAGCTTTGGCCGTTTCTAACTGTACAGGGCTAATAATATTTTTTTGTACTAAGGGAACCAATTTATCAACCTCTACTTGTGCTACGTTAACACGAGCTTTTGCAGCGCCAGCATCTTGGTTTAAAGACTGTGTTTCTAATTTAAATAACACTTGCCCTTTACGTACTTTTTGCCCTTCGTCCACCATTACTTTTTGAATGTAACCAGAAACTTTGGCTCTTACATCACTGTTAACGATACCTTCTAAATTTGTTGGATATGCTTTAAAACCAGTTACCGTTTTAGTTTGTATTTGGGTTACAGGAAAAGGGGCAGCTGGAGCTTGAGCTGCTGCTGCAGGACTATCTTGCTTACCTCCACAACTTAAAATGACTAAAAAGGCACTTAGCGCTAGTAACGTTACTATTTTATTATGTTTCATTTTTTACTTAGTTTAAATATCGAATTGATTGTCTGTAATTTTTGTTCTTAAATCTTTAATAGAAGCACTAGCTCCATCTATAAATTTGATATAATCATCATGAAAGTTTAAATCAAATTTTTCATCTTCATTTTCTATTTTAGTGTTGTTAATAGTCTCTTTATAATCTTTAATCTCTAAATGTATTATGCGTTCTTCGGTCCAATGATTTACCATCTTATCGATATGTTGAATAATGGTATCTTTTTTAATTACAAAATACTTTTTACGGTCTCCTGTTTTTGTGAAGTATTGAATCTTGTTTAAATCCTGTAAATGATTTAAATGTGTAGAGATTGTACTTTTACTAGCACATAATACGGTTACCATATCTTCAAATGTGGTTCCTTTTTTACCCGTAAGAATTATATAAGCCAATATACGAGCAGCAACAGGCGCTAATTGCTCTCTGTTTTCTAAATGCACGCCTAGTTTTTCCACTAACGCCATTTTTTCTTTGCAGATCTCTTCTTTCATTTCTAAACAATTTAATTTCTGAAATTTTAAACATAGCAATCTATTAAAACTATATTCTCTGCAAATTTATAGATTAGTTCGGAACTAACCGAACTAACCGAAGTTAAAATGTTGTTAAATAAAAAAGCCTACTGTTAACAGTAGGCTTTTAAAGTATATAATATTGAGGTTTAGACTATAAGGCTGATTTAAATTGCTCTAAAAATCTAACATCATTTTCGCTTAATAAACGTATATCACTAATTTGATGCAATAACATTGCTATACGATCGATACCTACACCAAAAGCAAATCCAGAGTATTCTTCTGCATCTATACCGCAATTAGTTAAGACATTTGGATCTACCATACCACAACCTCCAATCTCTAACCACCCCGTTCCTTTGGTGATTTTGTGATCAGTTTCTGTTTCTAATCCCCAATACACATCTATCTCGGCACTTGGCTCTGTAAACGGGAAGTATGACGGACGTAATCTAATTTTAGATTTCCCGAAAAGCTCTGTTGTAAAATATTGTAAAGTTTGTTTTAAATCTGCAAAACTCACATCTTTATCGATATACAACCCTTCCACTTGATGAAAGAAACAATGTGAACGCGCCGATATTGCTTCGTTACGATACACACGTCCCGGTGATATTGTACGTATAGGCGGTTGATTATTTTCCATATAACGGACTTGTACAGAACTAGTGTGCGTACGTAATAAAATATCTGGATTGGTTTGCACAAAAAAGGTATCCTGCATGTCTCTTGCCGGATGGTATTCTGGTAAGTTAAGTGCTGTAAAGTTGTGCCAATCGTCTTCTATTTCTGGACCTTCGCTGACATTAAACCCAATGTTAGAAAAGATATCGATGATTTGATTTTTTACGATAGATATTGGGTGACGTGATCCAATAGTTATTGGCTCTCCTGGTCTTGATAAATCCCCACTTATACCTTCGTCTTGTGTATTATTATCTAGCTCTTCTTTTAAAGCATTCACTTTATTTTGAGCGGTATTTTTTAAGGTATTGATCACTTGACCAAATTCTTTTTTCTGGTCTTTTGCTACGTTTTTAAATTCGGCAAAATAGTCGTTAAGCAATCCTTTTTTACCTAAATATTTTATACGAAACGCTTCAACCTCTTCTTTGGTTTGTGCTTTAAAGGCGTCTGCTTCTGCTATAAGTTCTTTTATCTTATCTATCATAATCTTCTAAATGATTGGCAAATTTATGAATTTTATCGTGATTTGCGTTAGCGATGAAGGCATTTGTTGAAGCTCTTTTATTTGCCAAAAAGCAAATTAAAAGCGACTGCCGATAGCGCGACCCTTGTGGTAACGCCCAAAATTTACTTAATATATTCGGTTTCCAAAAAGTAATTAACGATCGCTTCTTTCATTAAAACACTTTGTTCTCCTGCTTTTAAGTTTGGTAACTCGCCGATCGTTTTATAGTGTGGCCATCCATCTTCATCGGCAAACTCAAACTCGTAATACCCATAAGGTACTAACAATTTACAGATCGCAATGTGCATTAAATCTAGTTTGTGATCCTTTTTAAATGTACGTTCCAACTGTCCTAATTCTTGTACACCAATTAAATAAATTATTGCATCTAAGTCTAGTGTGTCTCCGTCTGCAAATTGGTTAGATAGCTTAGTCACTATCTCCTGCCATCTCTCTTTTAACTGTTCGTCTCTTGCCATAATAATTTTAAAGTCGCAAAGTTAATTTATATTTGCCTAAAATCTAACTTTATGGCTGTAATTGATATTGTTTTAGGTGCTTTACTATTATTTGGTTTAGTTCGCGGATTGTTTAAAGGACTTTTTGTCGAGCTAGCATCGATTGTGGCATTAATTGCTGGTGTTTATGGCGCCATCCATTTTAGCTATTTTGTTGCCGAATTTTTGATGGACAAAACCTCTTGGAACGAGAAAACAATTAACACGACTGCGTTTGCTATAACTTTTGTGATTATCATTTTGGTGATTAGTTTAGCTGGAAAAGCATTGACAAAGTTAGCCGATTTTGCCTCTTTAGGAATTTTAAACAAACTATTAGGCGCCTTGTTTGGAGCGCTGAAAATAGGACTTATTTTAAGTGTTTTATTGATTGTTTTTGATAAAATGAATAACGCCATCCCATTTGTTCAGGATGAGGACATTGCCGATTCTATCTTATATGCTCCTGTAAAATCTTTGGCACCATTAGTTTTTCCAAGTATTATTAAATCTGATGATGACAATGAAGAAAACGAAGACAATCAAATTATTGATCCTGCTGAACCTACTAACGAGTCTGAAGCTTAAGGATTAATCTAAATGGTAGATTTCCATAATATCTTCTAAATAGTGATCAAAATCTATTTTTAAGTCTATTAGCTTACCGGTGTGCACATCAAATACCCAACCGTGCACTTTTAAACCTCTGTCCCTATATGCTTTTTGTACAGCTGCCGTTTTGAGCAAGTTTACACATTGCTCCTTGACGTTAAGTTCCACCAAACGGTCGTACTTTTTCTCCTCGTCTTTAATCGCGTTTAATTCGTCTTTATGTATGCGATACACATCACGGATATTACGTAACCAAGAATTTAAAATACCTAAATCTGCAGATTGCATAGCTGCTTTAACACCTCCACAAGCATAGTGCCCACAAACCACAACATGGTTTACTTTAAGATGTACTACTGCATATTCCACAACGGACATTGCACTTAAGTCATTACCCGAAACCATATTTGCGATGTTACGATGTACAAACACTTCACCTGGACCTAAACCCATTAAATCTTCGGCCGTTACACGACTATCACTGCAGCCTATGTAAAGTAATTCTGGACTTTGTCCTTTTCCTAAGTTTTCAAAATAGTCTTTGTCTATGGATAGCTTTGCTTTTACAAATTTTTCATTGTTATCAAACACCCTTTTTATATCCATCAAATTATTATTTAAAATTGATCTTTTACGTTGTTTTTAATCCATTGTAAACACGAATTAAAATCTTTAAAAATGTGCTCCTTTGGAATTAAATCAGGAATGATATCAATACGCTCCATCATATACCTAGGTTGCTTTAGTAAGTTTACAAATAATACATTAATACCTTGTTTTCTTAAATCTACTAAAACATCTTCCATTGCATACAAACCGGATTGATCCATATACTGCATACGTCCCAATCTAATAACAACGGTTCTTGCTGTGCTTGGAATTTGCTTTGCTAGTTGCTGAAAATCTGACGTAGAGCCAAAAAACAATGGGCCTTTTATATGTTTGATAAATACCTCTTCTTTTAAAATTGAAGGAAAGTCAATCTCATCCGACCATGCTTCTTCTTTTAATGGTTTTACATCTGAACGCTGCGCCGTTAAATCTCCTATTTTTTTCATGAATAACAGCGAGGCTATCACCAATCCAATACCTACTGCGTATATTAAATCCCATGTACTAGATAAGACCAACACGACTAACATAATAAGCACTTCTGAACTAAGCTTAATTGGTCCAATTTTCATGTCTTTTGGTAATGCAGGAATAGCCTTTAAACCTTTGTAATCCATTACACCAATACCAACCGTTAGTAAAATACCTGCCAAAACAGCAGCCGGGATTTTTGAAGCAACAGGACCAAGAGCTAACAAAACAAACAATAACATAACCCCTGCAATCATACCTGATAATCGTGTTCTTCCTCCTGCATTAATGTTGACAACGGTTCTAATAGTCGCTCCCGCTCCTGGAATACCTCCAAAAAGAGAAGCGATACTATTACCAATCCCTTGTCCTATTAATTCTTTATTTGGGTTGTGTTTTGTTTTAGTCATGTTATCCGCAACAACACTAGTTAATAAGGAATCTATGGCCCCTAAAAGCGCTAAAGTAATAGCCGTAAATATATAGGGCGTAATACTTTTTAAGCTAAATCCAGTAATGACTTCAAAATGGAGTTCTGGCAATCCTGATGGAATTTCTTCAATTGCACGATAGTCTAAATCAAAACCATACGCCACACCAGATACGACA
This portion of the Olleya sp. Bg11-27 genome encodes:
- a CDS encoding SulP family inorganic anion transporter, whose protein sequence is MKKFFANFKGDAFGGITAGIVALPLALAFGVSSGLGPSAGLYGAIFISFFAAFFGGTPTQISGPTAPMTAVSMVVIAGIIATNDGDVAKALPYILSVFLLAGLVQIGLGALGFGKYIKYIPYPVVSGFMTAIGIIILVTQILPSIGYYPKEDTEYVNQFKPQAEELILQNILKEEAGEGILVLEDFKETIKRAGELQPEAIDKESKTLAKTETSGVLGTLKILPRAIQNINWLELALALSTIFIVYGFKRITTKIPSALVALVVVSGVAYGFDLDYRAIEEIPSGLPELHFEVITGFSLKSITPYIFTAITLALLGAIDSLLTSVVADNMTKTKHNPNKELIGQGIGNSIASLFGGIPGAGATIRTVVNINAGGRTRLSGMIAGVMLLFVLLALGPVASKIPAAVLAGILLTVGIGVMDYKGLKAIPALPKDMKIGPIKLSSEVLIMLVVLVLSSTWDLIYAVGIGLVIASLLFMKKIGDLTAQRSDVKPLKEEAWSDEIDFPSILKEEVFIKHIKGPLFFGSTSDFQQLAKQIPSTARTVVIRLGRMQYMDQSGLYAMEDVLVDLRKQGINVLFVNLLKQPRYMMERIDIIPDLIPKEHIFKDFNSCLQWIKNNVKDQF
- a CDS encoding CvpA family protein → MAVIDIVLGALLLFGLVRGLFKGLFVELASIVALIAGVYGAIHFSYFVAEFLMDKTSWNEKTINTTAFAITFVIIILVISLAGKALTKLADFASLGILNKLLGALFGALKIGLILSVLLIVFDKMNNAIPFVQDEDIADSILYAPVKSLAPLVFPSIIKSDDDNEENEDNQIIDPAEPTNESEA
- the pheS gene encoding phenylalanine--tRNA ligase subunit alpha, encoding MIDKIKELIAEADAFKAQTKEEVEAFRIKYLGKKGLLNDYFAEFKNVAKDQKKEFGQVINTLKNTAQNKVNALKEELDNNTQDEGISGDLSRPGEPITIGSRHPISIVKNQIIDIFSNIGFNVSEGPEIEDDWHNFTALNLPEYHPARDMQDTFFVQTNPDILLRTHTSSVQVRYMENNQPPIRTISPGRVYRNEAISARSHCFFHQVEGLYIDKDVSFADLKQTLQYFTTELFGKSKIRLRPSYFPFTEPSAEIDVYWGLETETDHKITKGTGWLEIGGCGMVDPNVLTNCGIDAEEYSGFAFGVGIDRIAMLLHQISDIRLLSENDVRFLEQFKSAL
- a CDS encoding carbonic anhydrase produces the protein MDIKRVFDNNEKFVKAKLSIDKDYFENLGKGQSPELLYIGCSDSRVTAEDLMGLGPGEVFVHRNIANMVSGNDLSAMSVVEYAVVHLKVNHVVVCGHYACGGVKAAMQSADLGILNSWLRNIRDVYRIHKDELNAIKDEEKKYDRLVELNVKEQCVNLLKTAAVQKAYRDRGLKVHGWVFDVHTGKLIDLKIDFDHYLEDIMEIYHLD